From a single Myxocyprinus asiaticus isolate MX2 ecotype Aquarium Trade chromosome 33, UBuf_Myxa_2, whole genome shotgun sequence genomic region:
- the nudt18 gene encoding 8-oxo-dGDP phosphatase NUDT18 isoform X4 — MALTSQHLEGMVEKMLKGEGLEVTEFHSLPEHMDVVSRRNVCLSVCAVIFNSKGEVLMVQETKRECYGSWYLPAGRIEEGETIVEALQREVREEAGIDCQPITLLQIQEEGPKWIRFTFLAEKTGGSLKLPEQEDAESLQAQWWDFAGGDIPSTLRKDDIVSLIDAGIKYRQNPPFSTLQPVNLPCDVVCQRILLTFISSDGNTEDGDEDRLWLLLSNRKDNDAGSHLQLPVAVSVQAQTITFTANRLVHECMPLVYNQLSVNTCGILGVQHNGKLLSKADGVCFNTLVLLEYAEEEEGIDLSSPPKSESDCYIWHEVTNHSLRAEILQRIREGSVLPVHNLD, encoded by the exons ATGGCCCTGACGTCTCAACACTTGGAGGGGATGGTGGAGAAGATGTTGAAGGGTGAGGGACTCGAGGTGACAGAGTTTCATTCACTCCCTGAACACATGGACGTAGTTTCACGGAGAAACGTGTGTCTGTCAGTATGCGCGGTAATCTTCAACTCAAAG GGGGAGGTACTGATGGTACAGGAGACCAAGAGGGAGTGTTATGGCTCTTGGTACCTCCCTGCAGGCCGTATCGAAGAGGGTGAAACCATTGTAGAAGCCCTACAGAGAGAAGTCAGAGAGGAGGCAGGTATCGACTGTCAACCAATCACATTGCTGCAGATTCAAGAAGAAGGTCCAAAGTGGATTCGGTTCACCTTCCTCGCTGAGAAAACAG GGGGCTCCCTGAAGTTGCCGGAGCAAGAAGATGCAGAATCACTGCAAGCTCAGTGGTGGGATTTCGCCGGCGGTGACATACCTTCAACCCTCCGTAAAGACGACATTGTGAGCCTCATTGATGCTGGGATAAAATATCGGCAAAATCCCCCCTTCTCAACGTTACAACCTGTCAACTTACCCTGTGATGTCGTCTGTCAAAGGATTCTTCTCACATTCATCTCTAGCGACGGTAACACCGAAGACGGTGATGAGGACCGCTTATGGCTGTTGCTGAGCAACAGGAAGGATAATGATGCCGGTTCGCATCTCCAACTTCCTGTTGCAGTCTCAGTCCAGGCACAAACGATCACATTCACGGCAAACAGACTGGTTCACGAGTGCATGCCCTTAGTTTACAACCAGCTTAGTGTGAACACATGTGGGATTTTGGGTGTGCAGCACAATGGGAAACTGCTAAGCAAAGCAGATGGGGTCTGTTTTAACACGCTTGTGTTATTGGAGTATGCAGAGGAAGAGGAGGGAATCGATCTTAGTAGTCCACCGAAATCAGAGAGCGATTGTTACATATGGCATGAAGTGACCAATCACAGCCTGAGGGCAGAAATACTACAGAGAATTAGAGAAGGGTCAGTCCTGCCTGTTCACAACCTAGACTAA